In a genomic window of Limibacter armeniacum:
- a CDS encoding arylsulfatase, producing the protein MMSLSNSIQKILTAVLLFSVLLNAGCQKTDKKSELPKQPNVVYILVDDLGYGDLTAYGQQTIKTPHLSRMADEGMLFTDHYAGSTVCAPSRAALLTGKHTGNSSVRGNHPAQVQILADEDVTVAEVFKQAGYKTANIGKWGVGHPIPNNDPGRNGFDYFFGYLNMWHAHNYYPEFLYRNEEKVSLANKLKTDENGNNPWADKPEGNGWSAERTEYTPDLFEQESLKFIEQNKDNPFFLMVTLTIPHANNENLENGMEVPDYGSYVDKDWPEAEKGFAAMLERMDNTVGNIRAKLKELGLEENTLVMFASDNGPHTEGGHDPDFFTSSGECRGTKRDMYDGGIKIPFMAAWPGKIKAGTTTEHLSAFWDLLPTACDLTGQAAPEDINGISFLPTLLGTGEQREHDYLYWEFYEQGGKQAIRKDKWKAIKLNVRSSKQPVTFELYDLTADVGEVNNVADQYPEVVEEMEKLFAEAHRPFSVTDLFSDKENLEVAF; encoded by the coding sequence ATGATGAGCTTATCTAATTCGATACAGAAAATACTGACAGCAGTACTTTTATTTTCTGTCCTGCTGAATGCAGGATGCCAAAAAACCGATAAGAAATCGGAATTGCCTAAACAACCCAATGTAGTGTATATACTGGTGGATGACTTGGGTTATGGAGACCTAACTGCTTACGGTCAACAAACAATCAAGACTCCCCATCTTTCCAGGATGGCAGATGAAGGAATGTTGTTTACAGACCATTACGCAGGTAGCACTGTTTGTGCGCCATCAAGGGCAGCACTCCTGACTGGTAAACATACTGGTAACAGTTCTGTAAGAGGTAACCACCCAGCACAGGTACAGATACTGGCAGATGAGGACGTGACAGTGGCTGAGGTATTCAAGCAGGCAGGCTACAAGACTGCCAACATCGGTAAGTGGGGAGTTGGTCACCCGATTCCGAACAATGACCCCGGACGTAATGGTTTTGACTATTTCTTCGGTTACCTGAACATGTGGCATGCCCACAACTACTATCCTGAATTCCTGTACAGAAATGAGGAGAAGGTAAGTCTGGCAAACAAGCTGAAAACAGACGAGAACGGTAACAACCCTTGGGCTGACAAGCCGGAGGGCAATGGCTGGTCGGCAGAACGTACGGAATACACGCCGGACCTGTTTGAACAGGAATCATTGAAGTTTATAGAACAGAACAAGGACAATCCGTTCTTCCTGATGGTAACGCTTACTATTCCGCATGCGAACAACGAAAACCTTGAGAATGGTATGGAAGTACCTGATTACGGCAGCTATGTAGACAAGGACTGGCCGGAAGCGGAAAAAGGTTTCGCGGCAATGTTGGAAAGAATGGACAACACAGTGGGTAATATCAGAGCAAAACTGAAAGAACTGGGACTGGAAGAGAATACACTGGTGATGTTTGCCAGTGACAACGGACCTCATACGGAAGGTGGACACGACCCTGACTTCTTTACTTCAAGCGGTGAATGCAGAGGCACCAAGCGAGACATGTACGATGGCGGTATCAAGATTCCTTTTATGGCTGCATGGCCTGGCAAAATCAAGGCTGGAACAACAACAGAACATCTTTCAGCATTCTGGGATTTACTGCCAACGGCTTGTGACCTTACTGGGCAGGCAGCACCTGAAGACATTAACGGTATCTCATTCCTGCCTACGCTTTTAGGAACAGGTGAGCAGCGTGAACACGATTACCTCTATTGGGAATTTTATGAACAGGGTGGAAAGCAGGCGATCCGTAAAGACAAATGGAAGGCAATTAAGCTGAATGTACGCAGCAGTAAGCAACCAGTGACATTCGAGCTTTATGACCTGACGGCTGATGTTGGGGAGGTCAATAATGTGGCTGATCAGTATCCGGAAGTGGTGGAAGAAATGGAAAAACTGTTTGCAGAAGCACACCGCCCATTCAGCGTAACTGACCTATTCTCTGACAAAGAGAATTTGGAAGTAGCTTTTTAG